The genomic DNA AGAATATCAAAAGGTGACAAGACATAATAACTTCAAGTACCACTTGTAATCCAAATATAGGAAATTTTAAATAGAACATGAAGCCAAATAGAAATATGAAAAgcagaaataaaaaggaaaaattacaGATGGTAAACATTAAATATTTAAGTTAAAAGCTACAGAGATTATTAGTCATTCTCGACCTATACTAGATACTCCTACCAGCACAAATAACATGCCATTCCacaaattttcatcatcttaatttttcttcaattaaaAACTGCAATATGATAAATTTGTGCTAGTTGTGAAATTAGGTGGTCTATGTATGACAATAAAGAAGCTTGGATGAAAAATATAAACAGTAGACTTTGACGTGTTGAAAAACTGATTGAAAAGGATAAATTGGGCATGTTAAAATCACCTTATAGAAAGGTTTGTGAACCATTTTAGGACGCTATAACctaattaatttgtaaaatataCTAGGTTTGCTAATTACCACAAGTTTAGATAATGTCAACCCAAGATGCATGATAAATAGTTGGTCTctctcaaaaatatatatataaattagccAGGCTGTGACATTATCCAGAGCTGATCTTACCATAGTTGGCACCAATTCTGTTGTTGTGGACGCTGCAGTATTTTTAGTTGTTTCTAGTGGAGGTAGTTTTCGGTATGCAGTAGGATTCTTGGAATAAAAGTTCTCTGTagaattttatttagaaaaaataTTTTGGTAGGACTTTATTTAGTTTGATATGACTTTCCTTAATGAGTGTACAAACCCTACAAGAGATATGGGGCTCTCTTTAACGAATCCTAAGGTTTCATGCTCCCTTTGATGAGTATGAATTATTAaccaaaataggttgttacagaaATCGAAAAATAAAGGGAAGAAATTGATCATGAATTCCCTTTAATGAGTCTATAACGTGACTCTATTTGTGTATTAACATCTGTGTATAGTAACTGAACATTTCTGCATAAAGTGCAAACCCTCAAGATTGAAATTGCTTTTCACAGCCCAAGGGCCAAGACACTTGTAATTGCAACCAAAACATGGCCTCACTGTAACCTCTAAATAAATTGTCTATCAAATTGAAAGATGCAATCATATGGCAACACAGATCCAGTTAATAGAAGAAAAATCTTACTTGTTAAAATCATTGTGAACTCGGAAGATGTGACCAGCAATGTCATCATCATCTCCAATAGCAGCCTCCATGGCTTCCAATATATCAAGTCGCTGTATCAGAAAGCCCTAAATCAGTTTTTGTTGAAAGTAAAGAAATACTGGATGGGACAAAAAGGGGGGGAATTTTACCATATCCAAATCCATGTCCAAAGGAAAGTGAAAATTCCTTGCCCTAGATGATACTGCTCGACTTTGACTCAAAACCCGATTCCTCAACCGCGGCACTCTAGCAGAACTAGGAAAACGAGCCCGTACTCCTCTCCTATTTGAAGAATTCTGAGAAGTCCGCAATGGTGACCGAGTATGCGACTGCCTTGTTGACCCTCTCTGCATAAGCAAAGAATAATGTTACAGGAGGAACTTACACAAATTCTAAAGGAAAGGGACTCCAGCAGAAGTAGGAGAACGAGCCCATACTCCTCTCCTATTTGAAGAATTCTGAGAAGTCCGCACTGAAGACTGAGTACGGGATTGCCGTGTTGGGCCTCTCTGCATTAGAAGCAAAGAATAATACATGAGGAACTTATACAAATTCAAAAGAAAAGCAtcaagttcatatggttgaagagAGAATAAAAACAATCAAGTACCAAAAAGAAAAATGATCCAAATAGGATTAGCCAATACATTTCTTTTATGTTAAAAAAGTAAAAACCTTGATTGGATATAGTACTATGTATCATGATAGTACCGTCTGATAAATACAAATATACATCCTACAATTAAAGGCCTTTCCACTGAATCAAATAGCATGAATGAAATATAGTTTCTCCTCTCTTCAGTGAGCAAGATTAGCACCAATCAAACAGTATAATTAAGTCATTTGACCCAGCAACAACAGGAAAGAGAGTACTCATAAAGTTGGACCTCTACCTTCTTTGATAACAACCAAAACAGTTAAAGCATCTAAATACCGATTCAGTGAGGATGGTTCCTAAAGTTTTATGCAAGCTCtttcataatgaaattatttatttcacattaactagggtttccatagagATAGAATAGTCAAAGAAGGGATATTGGAGTCAAAGTAAGTTAAAAACTTCTTGAAATTAAACCAATAACGATCACAGCATCAATATCATTCTGAGATCagaaaaatataattttccaTATTAAACTTGAAAAAGAAGAGCCTCTCAattgaaagaaaaaagagaaaaaagataaGAGAGGGATGATGATAAAAACATCCTGTTAGCAATGTCAGGAAACAATAACTTTCAACATTAAACAAGAAACAAAGGGACAAACAACTAAACAGGAACCAACCAAAATGATTGGCATACACAAGAATAATGTGTTTATACTAAAATAGAAAAGATAACAAGATTAATTATCGATGTCAAAGAAAGAATTTTAATAATGCCAACAAGTGCTTGAGTCTCCACATGCAAACAATTATTTGTGACAcgtcaaaataaaattatttattttaagataaCCCCCGGAGTATGCATGAAGATTAGGCAGTAAAGGGAGACCAATTGCAAACCAAATAATAGCATACATGTATCCTGCACATGCCCAAAGCTGAAAAGTATTGGTCACTCTTAAAGGTTTACAATATTTGGTACTTGAATGGCCATATAAATAGAGACCTACATCCTCTAAAGTTTGTCTCACTAATTCCTTCAATTAGTAGTATCTCATCAAAGAGTCTTGATAAAGCTTATTACATAGTCCCCGTTTTTGGGATATGGTAGCATGACACAGCTCGATAAAAGCTAGCTTGTCTAGATTTGCAGGTGGTGGGTTCTCATACCCCTTTTACAAAAACATTAAGGTATTTTTATCAGAGGTGCCAAGACTAAAAGCAAATATAGCACTCAGCTTCAAAACCTTTTTAGGTCCAATGACCAAGCTAGACCGGGCGGGTAGCCCTCCACACTTCCCATCGATACTCTCTATCCCTCACAAACCCAGGATTTGGTTCCAAGTCTTCAGGTACAACCGAATTTACCGCCTTAGCTAGCCATACTAGATTTTGGAGACAACTAAAATACATGTGTTCACAagctaaaaaaaaattcaaatcaagcTCAGATCAGTTACCAATCAAATTCTGAATATACTCTCAAGCCTTTTAGTCACAatcaaatatgaaaaaaaaattaaataatgagGAAAAACAAAACCCTTTACTTACCTCAAGGTTGTTGTATAACCCTGCTCATTTACCATGCGGAGGGGCAAAATCACTAAAACCAAGTCTCTTCTACTTTTAAGATCAGAGATCCGTGCCCCTTGTATGGCATGTTTCCAGTAGTTTAAACACAAATTTAGCAGCTATCTTACACCATTGTTCATAAAATATCTAATGATGCAGTCATTCATGACACTCTGAGGTAATCatcaattaaagaaaaaaaacttgAAGTTTTCTCACCTGCTGAGTCTCATGGATGCTACGATTAGAAGGACTTGGGAATGTATCTTCCTCCTGCTGAAGAGCCCTCGCAATGTTTTCATCAATCTGTAGAAAGATTCGTAAACATTTAAAAGTTGCTAATAGAAATAAACAAGTTATCATTAATTAGGGAGAAAGGTGTTAAATAAAAACAGAGCCAACCTCATTGTTGCCATATATTGAGACCTCATGATATAATTGTTCTTGGAGTTCACGGGCCAATATTTCATCTGCTTCAACTTGTCTTGCCCTAGCCTCTGATTCCTCGTCATTCACACAGTCTCCATGATTGGCATCCACATTTGTCCCTCTCATTTCAGATAACTCATCAAGATCAGAAACATTCAGATGGCGCCCAGTATTGATTCTAGATGACCCTAAACTAGATGATCCACAAGATGAGCCGCGAAACACAATGTCTGTGTCATTAGGAATGACCCTAGAGCTTTCACCACTATTTCCTGAGGATAATACATGTTTCGTTTGCCTTTTAGACAGCAGATTTTCTGCATGAGAAGGTTCACTTTTTTGGTTGAATTTAGAGAAGATCACAGGAGCTGTTTCAGTTGCATCACAATTTTCCAGACAACCAGATGGAATCTTGTTGCTTCCTCTACTAGCATCGTTTCTTTTTACaactttattttcattttgttgACTCACGTGGCATCCAACATTTTTAAATCTGCTGAAACAATGTGAAGCTGCATGCTCTGCATTctttgaacggttgtgtgcgcTTCTCCAACCACCTTTTTCCTCAAAGCATTCATCTCTAATCGAATCACCATTAGTACCAATAGCTTCTCCATTGTTCACAGCACTGCAGCAGGTAAACCGCATGTTTTAGTCATACAGACCCTTCTAGTCTAGAATTATGGAATAAACAGAAGTTAGTCTTCCAGAATTATCTTGACATAAACATGAAGCTTTAAAAAATGCTATATTGTCCTTTTATCACAGGCTATTCAAAGCTTCTGGCAGGAATTGCAGCCATCTCTTTGACAAACATTTAATACAGGAAATGAAACCAATAAACATAAAAAGAAAGCAGCGTACAGACAATAGGCAAAGAAATCTAAGTAGTGAAGAACACAACTTAAAATTTTACCTGCCAGATAAACTAATACAATTAATATCCTGATCCATAGATACACGAGGATGGGCAACACCTTTTCCTTTCCCATAATTATTATCTCCAGCAATTATCTCACTAATGTCCATACAAGGATTATTGCTAGCCGCATTCCCAAAATTTTGTTCAGATTTAAAGCTGTTTTGGGATTGTTCATTGAATTGTTTAGCCCTGATAGCTATATTCTGGGGAGAGATGCAGCCATTTCGAACCAATCTTCTTTTTGCAGTTGCTCTTGGTGAGACAACATTTTGGTATGCAGGCAATTGCTTGTCCAATCTAAGAGGGGAACCACAAGAGAGATCCACCCCTTTTGCATGATCAGTAACTGAACCAACACCTTCAAATCCAATgtcatttattttttcttttcccttgaaGTTATTTCTGGATGTTGCAGAATTGCTTGAAGAATTATATATGTAAGAACCACCATTTCTTGGTATGTTGCCTTCATTTTTTCCTCCTGCTGAGCAATTTTCTGATCCACCTTGCGGAAATTCCATTTCAGGTTTATGCATATTCCGCCCAGTTAAATTTACCATAGCATGATCTTTTCCAGATCCAGATGATTTAGATGGCAACTTAGAGAAAGGAGCTTTTCCTATATCCATGTATTGCTCTCTAATGGAATTCCTGCTTCTCTCCATTGTTGTTTTTCGGGATAGAGGAGCATTTTCTCGAGCTTTCTCCATTGGGGATAAAACAATTGTGTTTTTTCGATGTTCAGTTTCATCAAACCCACCGGAAAGTTTTTGAGGGTGTCTATAACGTTTTCTGTTCTGCCCATTTTCAGCAGCCACTCTATCTCTGCCCCTTAGCCTATCCAAAGATGCACTATTAGAACCTCCCACATGATCAGCTACATATAAATTGCCAACACGATGAACTCCATGCATTCTCCGTGAAGATAACCTATCAGGAGTGTCGGGTATGTCCACTAATGAATCAATGTCCATGTCCTCCATTTTCTGCAACAAATTAAACATAGGAATCAGGCCCTGACTTCACATGAAGCTTCAATTACAAAAGTATGATTTTCATGCAAAAAATTTCCTATCCAAAGGTGTTTAGCAACATTATACTCCAAATTAAATTATCAGCACcggaaaactcacccttttatgacAATAATTTAAGGCAATGTAACCCCCAACCAAGCAAATTAACACCTTACTTCCCTAAATTTCTCTTTAGACCTTCCTTAGAATATTATTTAGCCCCTAAGCAACTGTGTTACTCAAACTCAAATGTGAGCATCATGTATGAGTATGAGTCCAACACAAGAGTTCTCAATTTTTTCCAAGTTTTTCAGTGTAATCGAAGGGTCCTTAGAGAGTCATATCCTCATATCCATATCAAGATATGCACCAGACACAAATattgaaaataagtaactaaaAGGAAAGGATGAGCCCAAACAACATAGAGAGAAAGTAGGACATTAAAATTGTTTCTGTTGACAAATAATGCAACAACAATAAATAAGAAACAGAAAGTAAAGAGTAAATGCTCATAAAATATACCACTAATAGAAGGAAAACTCAACCATTTCCACTACAACTTTGAACATTCTAAACATCCACATGCCAAGCAAAACTCACCCATGTGACGTTTATTATGAACTGAATAAAAAAAGAATATCAAACTTGCTGGGTAAAAGATCACAATGCCTAAAGCAACAACGAATTTCGACCTAGCAAAACGAAAATTCTCAATTATTATATGCAGGCAAACTGTTTCAAATAGTGGCTTTATTATtaggaaataaaaaataaaaaaactatatCAAATTCTAATCCCAATAATATACACTACTAATTCTCCAGAATTACCAGAtactaataaaacaaaaaaaatctatGTACAAACAAATAAAGTAATCataccaaaatcaaaataaaaaaattatatatttgtaGAATTGAGAGTAATAGCTTTTAAGTTTACATATTcagcaaataaatataataatagatgatCAAAACGGCAAAAAGTGAATAAACAAATTGacattaaaaatacaaaaaattaagaaaaatcgTTACCAGATTTTATTTCCGCTGTTGGTGATGATAGGGATCGCGGAAAAGGAACGAAAATTCCAGGAAAAAAAGAAACAACTTTGAATACTTCAAATCCCTAAGGAGACAATGCCATCAACTCATCTCAGACTCACCTTAAGATTTTACGATTTTGGTTTTGTTTGTCTCTTTCAATTTCTTCAGGGTCGGCAATTCGGATAACCTGTTCCGGGTCGGATCTAGGTTTTCCCTTTAGTTATCAAACTGACCTCACAAACACCATTTATTAAacgaattttaaataattaattgatGGATAATTTACTCttcgatttttatattttttttatcaactttatttttatttttggttaaatttcattattaatctttcaaaaatatttaaattatttttagagaGAGTTTGGTTCACTGAATCTTATATTACATTCCGTAATAAAATTATAGGAATGTAGCATTACTGATAGAATATAAGattgttttgtttaatttatttagCTAGAATGTAAGATTCAAGTGTTTGGTTGATAGTATATAAGATCACTTAAAACACATTTTGCTCAATTGTTTTAGAATTATTTTTTACAAGTTTagttcatttaatatttttatctcaaatttcataaaattatgataaaattattacaaatcttatttttttattacaattttatattgataagtaaatatatagggctgaaataaatttataaatcataaCTATAATAATTCATGAAAAAGTGATCGCAACACCAACCATAATTATATTTATAGTTATAATTGAtacattaataaataatttattaaagaaaatataataattataattgtaATGCGTGATATCTACTAATTCAAGATCAAGAtagataattattttaattaatcttaaattttattcaagaaaaaagtttaaattaatagaataataaaaacaaatggtAATTTGTCCAATTTTTAAGATTACGCCTATAATCTAAGATTATCTAAGGAATTGGTCGTGATGAGATTACACTCTATATTACGGGATGGTCACAACGTGAGTTTATAGGATGAATGGAATGTTTAATCCAAACACCATAATCTCATTCCAAAATATAACGTTACAGGTTGTAATGTTACATTTGTCGAATCAAATGATTTTAGCATAATAATCCACATATATTTCATACTAACATGAAATTATTTTATCTCATATGTTATGtcaacaaaaaattttaaaattataaaaaatcgaatTTGAGAAAAGTTATAgcaaattcataaaaattcaaaaaactaATATGAAGTATGGTAAGACCTTAACTACAGCTTCCTTATGCAATTAACTATGTGTACAATTATTTGatttataaaaaatcatttttttgttTATTCAGCCATTAAATTAATGATATTTTACTAACGAGTCATTTTATAATAGAGATGTTCATGGGTTGAGTCAGTTTCTAACAAAATTTCAAGATCATTTGATAGGTTCAAGTTTGCCCTGACCTGAAAAAtgtgtttaaaattttagtcaaGCCCGGACTggacaaaaattctaaaattaggACTTAACTCGATCTGCCCCActgatattaaaatttttatataaacaattttaaaaatataatacatcaaaaacactaaaaacattaaaataaatgtttctcgacaaattgaaaataaattaaaaaaagtctttatacttaaataacactaagataagtgCACCTTAACAAACAAACGGCtttaaaatagtagtaaaattaacAATGAAATAGGAGTTttacaatatccaaacaaaaacaacaaaataatagaaCACAATTGTGGAATGGTAGCAATACAGTGGCAAAACAActtctttttttttgtaaattcggACCGCGCTAAGCTTGAGCCAAAAAATTCTTACTCGAGGCCCGACTCATTTTCTAAACAAACTTTATttatacccaaacctattttcgagcttatatttttatctaaaccTTCTAATTTTCCAAGGGATATTCGGATTGAGTAACTTAACACATAGATAAATTTACTTTATAATAGTAAGAATTAATTTGTTTTACTGGAGCGATGGACAAATTTATGATATGTGTAATTATTGGGTGAATTCTCATCAATTAATTAGATATCTTTCTATTGATTATTATGTTTGACATTTTCCTactataataataaaagaaaaacaaatagagttcttattttaaaatatataatttgggttaaattataaatttaaaatcgaAAATGTTTGTGAATGAATTTACACTgaatatttgtatttttaatgTTGAATCtaaatattttgattaaaatataattttaatattttgatgatttaattaatttgttttaaaatttaaaaacacgaataataatttataaatatctcataaataatcttatataataaaaataaagtgaaTATTAGAAGTGTTTATGTAATATTAATAAaatctatatttatttaaatttaacttgatttaaaatttaaaattttaattagttttattcatattcgtataaaaatttaaatttcgaatcttaaatcaaaatttaaacttGAAGAGAGAGCGTGGAATTGATGTAGGATAAATGAAGATAGGCCGAAAGCGGTGGAACCCTACGCTTGGGGCCGTTGGCATTCCCTAAATGGGAATAGCAGTGGCCCTCCAATGCAGTTGGGAGGTGGAGGCAATTTGGAAGTATTTGAAAGGCTGTACCTAAAATCATTATTAATTAACCctttttaaacaaataaaattaattattttcctGCTAACCAATCATTTAATTccatctttaatttttatttattataattttcgaaCCAAGAAATAATAACATACAAATATGGTAACAAGAAAGCAAAGTTCTCCTCTTTTCCTGGTTCACATGCAATTTTCCTTTGACTCTTCTTGTTCTTATCCTccttaaaaaggaaaaaattaataaaataaatttaaaagacaAACCCTTTAAGAAGCCTAAAATTTTCCAATCTCTTCCACAAAAA from Gossypium arboreum isolate Shixiya-1 chromosome 9, ASM2569848v2, whole genome shotgun sequence includes the following:
- the LOC108457197 gene encoding uncharacterized protein LOC108457197 codes for the protein MEDMDIDSLVDIPDTPDRLSSRRMHGVHRVGNLYVADHVGGSNSASLDRLRGRDRVAAENGQNRKRYRHPQKLSGGFDETEHRKNTIVLSPMEKARENAPLSRKTTMERSRNSIREQYMDIGKAPFSKLPSKSSGSGKDHAMVNLTGRNMHKPEMEFPQGGSENCSAGGKNEGNIPRNGGSYIYNSSSNSATSRNNFKGKEKINDIGFEGVGSVTDHAKGVDLSCGSPLRLDKQLPAYQNVVSPRATAKRRLVRNGCISPQNIAIRAKQFNEQSQNSFKSEQNFGNAASNNPCMDISEIIAGDNNYGKGKGVAHPRVSMDQDINCISLSGSAVNNGEAIGTNGDSIRDECFEEKGGWRSAHNRSKNAEHAASHCFSRFKNVGCHVSQQNENKVVKRNDASRGSNKIPSGCLENCDATETAPVIFSKFNQKSEPSHAENLLSKRQTKHVLSSGNSGESSRVIPNDTDIVFRGSSCGSSSLGSSRINTGRHLNVSDLDELSEMRGTNVDANHGDCVNDEESEARARQVEADEILARELQEQLYHEVSIYGNNEIDENIARALQQEEDTFPSPSNRSIHETQQRGPTRQSRTQSSVRTSQNSSNRRGRGSTRQSHTRSPLRTSQNSSNRRGVRARFPSSARVPRLRNRVLSQSRAVSSRARNFHFPLDMDLDMRLDILEAMEAAIGDDDDIAGHIFRVHNDFNNGDYERFLTLDDNNHQHTGASLHRINSLPLSKVQTDNFEEVCAICLETPANGETIRHLPCLHKFHKDCIDPWLSRKTSCPVCKSSIN